A section of the Bacteroidales bacterium genome encodes:
- a CDS encoding rod shape-determining protein RodA, producing MQRETNILKNIDWWTVGIFLIIVLLGWFNIFAAVYNEEHNSILDFSQQYGKQLIWILSSLFIALIILLTDSSIYSIFSTPLYIFLLLITFSVTFFGKEINGQKAWFEIGWIRIQPSEFLKFALNLALAKFLSSYNFKIHNLKNLTVILTMILFPMVIVLMQHDTGTALVFTSFIFVLYREGLTPYVLFLGVVSIILFIMSLLIDQVTIIYTLLVTTLIIFTFLNGQLRYIISGIGIFIGVFIILWGINYLFKLNIEYKLLLISIVVITTIIFMVIGKLKKIKYAFIIGIFLIGSIAFTFTVEYIFNKVLEPHQQARINELLGKSNDLKGVGYNVNQSKIAIGSGGLWGKGFLQGTQTKYNFVPEQSTDFIFCTVGEEHGFIGSFLLLLLYTTFLLRLIQLAERQRLAFSRIYGYGVISILFFHLAINIGMTIGLVPVIGIPLPFFSYGGSSLWSFTILLFIFIKLDADRFKYLA from the coding sequence ATGCAACGCGAAACAAACATATTAAAAAACATTGATTGGTGGACAGTAGGTATATTTTTAATAATTGTATTGCTCGGATGGTTTAATATTTTTGCGGCTGTTTATAACGAAGAACACAATTCTATTCTCGACTTTTCGCAACAATATGGTAAGCAACTTATTTGGATTTTGAGTTCACTTTTTATTGCCTTAATCATTCTTTTAACCGATAGCAGTATCTATAGTATTTTTTCTACACCCTTATATATTTTTTTGTTACTCATTACTTTTTCTGTAACATTTTTTGGAAAAGAAATTAACGGACAAAAAGCATGGTTCGAAATAGGTTGGATTAGAATTCAACCATCAGAATTTTTAAAATTTGCTTTAAATTTGGCATTAGCAAAATTCTTAAGCTCTTATAATTTTAAAATTCATAACTTAAAAAACCTTACTGTAATTTTAACTATGATACTTTTCCCTATGGTAATCGTTTTAATGCAACACGATACAGGCACAGCACTTGTTTTTACTTCATTTATTTTTGTATTATACCGCGAAGGACTTACACCCTATGTATTATTTTTGGGAGTAGTTTCTATTATTCTTTTTATAATGTCATTGTTAATAGACCAAGTAACGATTATTTATACATTACTCGTAACTACTCTTATAATATTTACCTTCCTTAATGGTCAATTGCGATATATAATTAGTGGCATAGGCATTTTTATTGGAGTATTTATTATTTTATGGGGAATAAATTATTTATTTAAACTTAATATTGAATACAAATTATTACTTATCAGTATTGTTGTAATAACAACTATAATATTTATGGTTATAGGAAAACTAAAAAAAATCAAATATGCTTTTATAATAGGAATATTTTTAATTGGTAGCATTGCTTTTACTTTTACAGTCGAATATATTTTCAATAAAGTCTTAGAGCCCCATCAACAAGCTCGCATTAATGAGCTATTAGGAAAATCGAACGACCTTAAAGGAGTTGGCTATAATGTAAATCAATCTAAAATAGCTATTGGATCTGGAGGTTTATGGGGAAAAGGATTTTTGCAAGGCACACAAACCAAATATAATTTCGTACCGGAGCAAAGTACCGATTTTATTTTTTGTACTGTTGGCGAAGAACACGGTTTTATTGGCAGTTTTTTGCTCTTACTTTTATACACTACATTTTTACTTCGACTTATTCAGCTTGCCGAACGACAACGTTTAGCATTTAGCAGAATTTACGGTTATGGTGTAATATCGATATTATTTTTTCACCTTGCCATAAACATCGGTATGACCATCGGACTTGTACCGGTAATTGGCATTCCACTCCCATTTTTTAGTTACGGAGGTAGCTCTCTTTGGTCATTTACCATTTTGTTGTTTATTTTCATTAAATTAGATGCCGATCGTTTTAAATATTTAGCTTAA
- a CDS encoding OsmC family protein, translating to MATSEVIYLGNLRTKAKHLQSGTEIITDAPIDNHGKGEFFSPTDLAATSFASCILTIMGIGSEHFGYNINGTKVEVTKIMGTSPRRIAEIIAIFTFPDVHYTNKQKEALKRIVETCPVNLSLHPEIKKSITFIFNDETIQLNA from the coding sequence ATGGCAACATCAGAAGTAATTTATTTAGGAAATTTAAGAACAAAAGCCAAGCATTTGCAATCAGGAACAGAAATAATTACCGATGCCCCCATCGATAATCACGGTAAAGGTGAATTTTTTTCGCCTACCGATTTAGCCGCAACTTCGTTCGCCTCATGCATACTTACCATTATGGGAATTGGAAGCGAACATTTTGGCTACAACATCAACGGTACTAAAGTAGAAGTTACAAAAATAATGGGCACCTCGCCAAGAAGAATAGCTGAAATAATAGCTATTTTTACATTCCCAGATGTTCATTATACAAATAAACAAAAAGAAGCACTCAAACGCATAGTTGAAACCTGCCCTGTAAATTTGTCGCTCCATCCCGAAATTAAAAAATCAATTACCTTTATTTTTAACGACGAAACGATTCAGCTAAATGCTTAA
- a CDS encoding SDR family NAD(P)-dependent oxidoreductase has translation MEKIVFITGATAGIGKAIAFTLAEQGYRLIITGRRAQLLSNIEKTLRTKTKVLSLNFDIRDFKQVEHVINTLPKDWSKIDVLINNAGLAAGLNPIDEGDLNDWETMIDTNIKGLLYITKKVLPLMKASSTKQIINIGSIAGKQVYPNGNVYCATKAAVDALTQGMRIDLLEKGFKVTAIHPGMVETEFSMVRFKGNAERATKVYEGFKALQAEDIANIVQFILTLPPHVNINDLVVMPTAQATATLVNRKIE, from the coding sequence ATGGAAAAAATCGTCTTTATAACAGGAGCAACAGCAGGAATTGGAAAAGCAATTGCCTTTACGTTAGCCGAACAAGGATATCGATTAATTATTACCGGTAGAAGAGCTCAATTATTATCAAATATTGAAAAAACATTACGCACCAAGACTAAAGTATTATCGCTAAATTTTGATATTCGCGATTTTAAACAAGTAGAACATGTTATCAATACCCTACCTAAAGATTGGAGTAAAATTGACGTCCTCATCAATAATGCTGGTTTAGCAGCAGGTTTAAATCCCATTGACGAAGGCGATTTAAACGATTGGGAGACTATGATTGACACAAATATCAAAGGGCTTTTGTATATTACCAAAAAAGTATTGCCACTTATGAAAGCAAGTAGCACAAAACAAATAATCAATATTGGTTCAATTGCTGGCAAACAAGTCTACCCCAATGGTAATGTTTATTGTGCAACTAAAGCCGCTGTTGATGCTCTTACCCAAGGAATGCGAATCGACCTACTCGAAAAAGGCTTTAAAGTTACAGCCATACACCCTGGTATGGTCGAAACAGAATTCTCTATGGTACGATTTAAAGGTAATGCCGAGAGAGCAACTAAAGTATATGAAGGTTTTAAGGCACTCCAAGCCGAAGATATTGCCAATATTGTACAATTTATTTTAACCCTTCCACCCCACGTTAATATCAACGATTTAGTTGTCATGCCAACTGCACAAGCTACAGCAACTTTGGTTAATAGAAAAATAGAATAA